From one Cyanobacterium stanieri PCC 7202 genomic stretch:
- a CDS encoding hypothetical protein (KEGG: nve:NEMVE_v1g248425 hypothetical protein~SPTR: Predicted protein), producing the protein MEILSLDNLQNYGVNPAEVQKALKIECFGKSFLRKSDVPKKFKEKALFLASELLTKGEQSFVTETNFSYTVWAEEKIAPPAKKVIAQPSNIPPQTSLRKTVVRQAETPVIESVQEKENNVQWNISIRDNNPSVVSQDSPAPEKYQTYRGVAFTVETKEEEKQNVRSKKKPRTYRGVAY; encoded by the coding sequence ATGGAAATATTATCCCTCGATAACTTACAAAATTATGGAGTAAACCCAGCAGAAGTACAAAAAGCCCTCAAAATTGAATGTTTTGGTAAAAGTTTTCTACGAAAATCGGATGTTCCCAAAAAATTTAAAGAAAAAGCTCTCTTTCTCGCTTCAGAATTACTAACCAAAGGAGAACAAAGTTTCGTTACCGAAACCAATTTTTCTTATACTGTGTGGGCAGAAGAAAAGATAGCCCCCCCAGCGAAAAAAGTCATTGCCCAACCCTCCAACATTCCTCCCCAAACTTCCCTTAGAAAGACAGTTGTTAGACAAGCAGAAACTCCTGTCATCGAGAGTGTCCAAGAAAAAGAAAATAATGTCCAGTGGAATATTAGTATTCGTGATAATAATCCTTCTGTCGTAAGCCAAGATTCCCCTGCCCCAGAAAAATATCAAACCTATAGAGGGGTAGCTTTTACTGTGGAAACCAAAGAAGAAGAAAAGCAAAATGTCAGAAGCAAAAAGAAACCGAGAACATATCGAGGAGTGGCTTATTAA